The DNA segment GGACCGGTCGAGGTCGCCGAGGCGGGCGCGGTCTACGAGGTCTGAGCCGGGGCGCGCGGCGCGCGGCGACCGCACGCGGCGGACGACGGCGAAGGGCCCCGGAACCGAGTGGTTCCGGGGCCCTCGTGCCGCGCGGGGCCTGCGGGGCTCACGCCTTCGTCAGGTCCTCGACCTCCTCCTCGGGCTCCCGGCCCGGGGTGGTGAGGTTGAACTTGGTGATCGCGAAGCGGAACAGCAGGTAGTAGACGGCGGCGAAGACCAGGCCGATCGGAATGATCATCCAGGGCTTGGTGGCCAGGTTCCAGTTCAGCGCGTAGTCGATGAAGCCGGCGGAGAAGGTGAACCCGTCGTGCACGCCGAGCGCCCAGGTCAGGGCCATGGAGACGGCGGTCAGCACGGCGTGGATGCCGTAGAGCACCGGGGCGATGAACATGAACGAGAACTCGATCGGCTCGGTGATGCCGCAGACGAACGAGGTCAGCGCGAGCGAGATCATCATGCCCAGGACGGCCTTGCGGCGCTCGGGGCGGGCGCAGTGCGCGATGGCGAGGGCGGCGGCCGGCAGGCCGAACATCATGATCGGGAAGAAGCCGGACATGAACTGCCCGGCGGTGGGGTCGCCGGCGAAGAAGCGGCCGATGTCGCCGTGCGCGACCTTGCCGGCGGCGTCGGTGAAGTCACCGAGCTGGAACCACGAGACGGTGTTGACGAACTGGTGCATGCCGATCGGCAGCAGCGCGCGGTTGATCAGACCGAACAGGCCGGCCCCGCCCGCGCCCAGGCCCGTCATCCACTCGCCGAAGCTGGAGATGGCGCTGCCGATGGGCTCCCAGATCAGCAGGAAGAGCACGCCGACGGCGGTGCCCACGAACGCCATGATGATCGGGACGAGCCGGCGGCCGTTGAAGAAGCCCAGCCAGTCCACCAGCTTCTTGCGGTGGTAGCGCTGCCACAGGACCGCGGCGAGCAGGCCCATGATGATGCCGCCGAGGACGCCGGGGTTGTTGAGGACCGGCTCGACCCACTTGCCCTTCTCGATATGGCCTTCCGTGACCGGGAACGCCTTGAGGACATTGCTGTAGACCAGGAAGCCGACCAGCGCGGCGAGCGCCGTGGAGCCATCGGCCTTCTTCGCGAAGCCGATGGCCACGCCTATGCAGAACAGCATCGGGAGGTTGTCGAAGACCGCGCCGCCGGCCGCCGCGAAGACCTTGCTGACGGCGATCCAGCCGAGGCCCTTCTCGCCGAAGACGTCCGGCTGGCCGAGGCGGTTGAGGATGCCCGCGGCGGGCAGGACGGCGATCGGCAGCTGGAGGCTGCGGCCGATCTTCTGCAGGCCCTGGAACAGGCCGGATCCCCGCTTCTTCGCGGGAGCCGCCTTGGTGGCGGTGGCCGTACTCATCGGATTCCTCCTGGTGAGGCGGGCACTCGAAGGGGGGACGGCCCGCACTTGGTCTACACCTTGGTCTACACCACTAGTGGTTTAGACCATTCTTAGCACGTAGACCCGACATAAAGGAATCCATTCTTCCAAGTGGTGTGGACCACACGACAACCGGCCCCCGGGGAGGAGATCCCGGGGGCCGGCGGAGGGGGTGCGGGGGCGGCGCGGGGGGCCTTGCCGCCCCGCTACTTCACGTTCTCCCGCTCCATCGCGTCGCCCACCTCGTCCGGCTCGCGGCCGGGCGTCGGCAGGCGGAACTTCGTGATCACGAAACGGAAGAGGGTGTAGTAGACCACCGCGAAGCACAGCCCGATGGGGATGATCAGCCAGGGCTTGGTGGCCAGGCCCCAGTTGATGACGTAGTCGATCAGGCCCGCCGAGAAGCTGAAGCTGTCGTGCACCCCCAGCGCCCAGCTCACCCCCATCGACACCCCCGTCAGCACGGCATGGATCACGTACAGCGCGGGCGCCACGAACAGGAACGAGTACTCGATCGGCTCGGTCACCCCCGTCACGAACGACGTCAGGCCGACCGACAGCATCATCCCCGCGATCTCCTTGCGGCGATGCGGCTTGGCGCAGTGGGCGATCGCCAGCGCCGCGGCCGGCAGCGCGAACATCATGATCGGGAAGAACCCGGTGGTGAACTGCCCCGCATGCGGGTCGCCCGCCAGGAACCGGTTGATGTCACCGTGCACGACCGTGCCGTCCGGCTTGGTGAAGCTGCCGAACTGGAACCAGACGAACGTGTTCAGGAACTGGTGCAGGCCGATCACCAGCAGCGCGCGGTTGGCGACGCCGAAGATCCCCGCGCCCCACGCCCCCAGCCCCGACAACCACTCGCTGAAGCTCGTCAGCGCGTCACCGACCGGCTGCCAGACGAACAGGCACAGCACCGCGAACACCAGGCCCACGAAGGCCATGATGATCGGCACCAGCCGGCGGCCGTTGAAGAAGCCCAGCCAGTCCACCAGCTTCACCCGGTGGAAGCGCTGCCAGAGCCAGGCGGACAGGAACCCCATGACGATCCCGCCGAACACCCCCGGGTTCTGGAAGGACGCCTGGGTCACCGTCAGCGTCCTGTCCACGCACACCCCGCTCCACAGGCCCGCCTGGGTGTACGACTGGCCCGCCGCGCAGCCCGCCGGGAACGCGTGCATGACCGAGAAGTAGACGAGGAAGCCGGTCACCGCGGCCAGCGCCGTCGACCCGTCCGCCTTCTTGGCCATCCCGATCGCCACACCGATGCAGAACAGCAGCGGCAGCCCGAGCCCCGAATCCAGCAGCGCACCGCCCGCGGCCGCGAAGACCTTGCCGACGGCGTCCCACCCCAGCCCGTCCGCGCCGAACACATCCGGCTGGCCGAGGCGGTTGAGAATCCCCGCAGCGGGCAGGACGGCAATCGGCAGCTGCAGACTGCGCCCCATCTTCTGCAGAGTCTGGAAGAGATGTGCCCCCCAGTTCCGCCACGGTGCCGCCGGCGCTGCGTCCGAACTCATCCGTGTCCTCCCGGCAGTCGGCCCGTCGGCAACCGGCCTCGCGCTTGCCGCATACTGGTGGTGTAGACCACTCGTGGTGCACGTCGTCCCGGTGTGCACTCCGGTGATCGCCATCCTTCGTCAGACGGCGGACAAACGCCCACGTAGTTGGGCTGAACGTGCGTTACGGTGTGAAAACCGCACGGCGGAACCGCCGGCGGCCGAGACAAGCAGGAGTGGACATGGCCAGCAAGGCTGAGAAGATCGTCGCCGGGCTCGGCGGACTCGACAACATCGAGGAGGTCGAGGGCTGCATCACCCGCCTCCGCACCGAGGTCGTCGACTCCTCCCTCGTCGACGAGGCCGCCCTCAAGGCCGCCGGCGCCCACGGCGTCGTCAAGATGGGCACCGCGATCCAGGTCGTCATCGGCACCGACGCGGACCCCATCGCCGCCGAGATCGAAGACATGATGTGAGCTGACGAGCCGGCCGCCAGGCCGCCGCTCCCGAAGGCCCCGCCCCGGACGTCCACCGCCCCGGAGTGGGGCCCTCGCCGTTCCCGATAGGGTCTGTGCCATGTCTCGCATCGACGGCCGCACCCCCGAACAACTCCGCCCGGTCACCATCGAACGCGGCTGGAGCAAGCACGCCGAAGGCTCCGTCCTCATCTCCTTCGGCGACACCAAAGTCTTCTGCACCGCCTCCGTCACCGAAGGCGTCCCGCGCTGGCGCAAGGGCACCGGCGAGGGCTGGGTCACCGCCGAGTACTCGATGCTGCCCCGCTCCACCAACACCCGCGGCGACCGCGAATCCGTCCGCGGCAAGATCGGCGGCCGCACCCACGAGATCAGCCGCCTCATCGGCCGCTCCCTGCGCGCCGTCATCGACTACAAGGCCCTCGGCGAGAACACCATCGTCCTGGACTGCGACGTCCTCCAGGCCGACGGCGGCACCCGCACCGCCGCCATCACCGGCGCCTATGTCGCCCTCGCCGACGCCGTCGCATGGGCCCAGGGCAAGAAGCTCATCAAGCACGGCCGCAAGCCGCTGACCGGCACCGTCTCCGCCGTCAGCGTCGGCATCGTCGGCGGCACCCCCCTCCTCGACCTCTGCTACGAGGAGGACGTCCGCGCCGAGACCGACATGAACGTCGTCTGCACCGGCGACGGCCGCTTCGTCGAGGTCCAGGGCACCGCCGAGGCCGAGCCCTTCGCCCGCGAGGAACTCAACGCCCTCCTCGACCTCGCCGTCGCCGGCTGCGCCGACCTCACCGAGGCCCAGCGCGCGGCACTGGCCCGCACCCTCTGAGACACCCGCCGCCGCACGTCCGCGCCACAGGGGGAGGAGCCCGAAACCTCCCCCTGTGACCTCCTGTGACCCTTTTCTCAATAGGGCCCGCGCCCCTGGAAAAGCCCCCGCGGGCGGCGCATGGTGGCCCCATGCCCACAACTGCCGTGACCGCGCCCCGCGTCCGCGCCCGCACCGGCGGGCCCCAGGACGACTCCCGGCTCCTGGAACACCTCCTCGGCTGGACCCTCGTCGTCGTCCTCGCCATGCTGCTCACCCAGACCGGCCTGATCTGAGCGGCGGGGGCGGGCACCGTTTCGTGTGGCCGCGGGGGCGGACTCTCCTTCGCGTGACCGGCGGGGGCGGGCTCTGCCTCGCCTGGCCGGGGCGGCGGGCTCTGCTCCGTCTGACAGGCGGGAGCGGTTCCGCTTCCGGGCCCCGAGCCTCGCCGTCCCCGGATGTCCGATCCTCGACCCCGCACCGGCGGCCGGGCAACCAAACCACCCGGGCCCGCGTTTCTTCCTTTGCCCGAGCATGACCCGAAGGAAGGAACCGCACCATGGCCCCGCGCCCGCACCGCCGCCCCGCCGTCACCGCGCTCGCCGCGTTAACCGCCGCCACCCTGGCGATACCGCTGCTCTCCGCCTGCGGAGCGGTCAACAAGGCCATGGACTGCGCCCACGCCGCCACCTCCGCCGTCAACGCCGTCGACAAGCTCCAGCAGGCCGCGGACAACGCCCTCACCGACCCGCAGAAGACCGAACAGGCCCTCGACAACATCGACAGCAACCTGAAGAAGCTCAGCAAGGACGCGGACGACCCCGCCCTGGCCAAGGCCGTCGACAAGACCAACGACGGCATCAAGGCCGCCCGTCAGGCCCTCGACCACAACAAGGCCCCCGACATCCAGCCCATCGTCGACGGGACCAGCGAGATGACCAAGATCTGCACACCGGGATAATCACGTCCCATGCAGCCTCACACCGGTGGACGCCCCGAAAGCCCCCGTCGCCTCATCCTCGCCACCCGCAACGCCGGCAAGGTCACCGAACTCCGGGCCATCCTGGAAGCCGCCGACCTCGACGTCGACCTCGTCGGCGCCGACGCCTACCCCGACGTCCCCGACGTCAGGGAAACCGGCGTGACCTTCGCCGAGAACGCCCTCCTCAAGGCCCACGCCCTCGCCCGAGCCACCGGCCACCCGGCCGTCGCCGACGACTCCGGCCTCTGCGTCGACGTCCTCGGCGGCGCGCCCGGCATCTTCTCCGCCCGCTGGGCCGGCCGGCACGGCGACGATCAGGCCAACCTCGACCTGCTCCTCGCCCAGCTCTCCGACATCGCCGACGAACACCGCGCCGCCCACTTCGCCTGCGCCGCGGCCCTCGCCCTCCCCGACGGCACCGAGCGCGTCGTCGAGGGCCGCCTCGAAGGCACCCTCCGCCACACCCCCGCCGGCACCGGCGGCTTCGGCTACGACCCCGTCCTCCAGCCCCTCGGCGACACCCGCACCTGCGCCGAACTGACCCCCGCCGAGAAGAACGCCATCAGCCACCGCGGCCACGCCTTCCGGGCGCTGGCACCGGTGGTGCGGGAGTTGTTGGGCTGAGGCGGCCCGGATACGAATGGCGAAGGCCCGGCCCCGCGCTTCGGCGGGGCCGGGCCTTCGAATCCAAGGTGTGCGGCCGGAGGGATTCGAACCCTCACGGGTGTTACCCCACTGGCACCTAAAGCCAGCATGACTGCCAATTCCATCACGGCCGCTTGCCACGGCCATAGTACTTGTTGGCCGGCGCAGCGGGAGGGCTACCGCCGGCGCCGACCGCCCCGGCACCAAGTGTCGGTGACGGCATGACAGTTGGGGCAGAGAAAGCGCAGATTCTCCTGACGGTCGTCATGCCAGTCGCCGTTGATGTGGTCGATCTCCAGAGTCATGGGGTTCCCACGCCACTCGGGGCCCGTGCCGCATTCGGTGCAGCGCTCGGGCACGCCGATCTGCCGCAGGGCGCGTCTCAGCATCACGCTTCTTGTCCGACGCTCACCACCGTGCTTGACGAGTATCTGCTCTGGTCCCTTGACCGGCGTGGTCCCCGGTTTCCCGCGCATATGTGCCTGTCCCAGGAAGTGGCTCGTGTCGATGCCGTGGGCGGATGCCCACCGACGGAACAGCGCGCGACCGCGAGAGGTGTTGGGCCTCGCCAGAAACCGCAGGGCAGCGGCGATGGAAGAAGAGGCGCTGACGGCTTCTTGGAGGTCGCCTCTGCCGGGGGGAGCATGAGTGGCGCGCCGCGCGACGGGCTGGAAGTGCGACACGTCGATTCCGAAGTGCTCGAAGCGCCTGAACAGATGCCGCCGCAGTTGGTGATAGGAGTGGCTGCCGCAGAACGCGATGACTTCGTCGATGTTCGTGCAACGCCGTGCGGCTTCGGTCAACAGCTCCCGGGTGTAGCGGATGCTGCCGCTCATCGCGGTGCTCCTGAGTCGGGCGTGCGGACGCCCTTGTTGCGCCCCCGGTAGGTGTCCGTGGCCGAGTGGCAATTGGGGCACAGAAACCGCAGATTCTTCCGGCAGTTGTTACGCCAGTTTCCGTCGATGTGATCGACCTCCAGCGGCAGTGGGCGATCGCGCCAGACCGGCCCGGTGCGGCAGAGGGCGCAACGCTCGTCCGTCCCGAGCGCGAGCATGGCGGCTTTGAGCCGGTTGCTCGGCGTTCGTCGACCGGCGTTTTCCGCGTGTACGAGCAGTTCCTCGGGGCTGCACCGCCGACGGGCCCTGGTTTTCCTCCGGCCGACCGGAGAAAAGTGCGACGTGTCGATCCCCAGGTTCCGGATGCGCCGGCTGATGTGGGTGTGCTGGCCGCCTACGGGGTCGAGACCGAGTCGCCGTAAGACCTCGCACATGTTCGTCGACAGTGCCACCGCCTCCTCGAGGCGCTCCTTGGTCCAGCGTGTCCCTTCGCGCTCGAAGTGCGAGGTGTCCACGCCCAATGACCTCATCCGGTCGTGGAGGTACCGCCGCGACGCCCCTTTCGGATGCACCCCGAGTTTCCGTAACGCCTCCGACAGCGTGCGCGACGAGGCGGCCGCTTCCTCCAACCGCTCCCGGGTGTACGGACTGACCGGCATGGCTCCCCCTCGTCCCGTGCGCCGGGCCCACCCCCGCGCACCCCCTCGAACACATCAACGATCGAACGTGGAGCCGGTTACGGCCGTAAGGGCGAGCGGGAGCGGAAAAGGCCGCGGGCCTCGGGGAGGGGGAGTCCCGAGGCCCGCGGAGGGGGTGTGGTGGGGGGTCAGAAGCGGGGGTCGGGGGTTTGGGACTCGATGAGTTCGACGGCTTCTTCCTTGGTGGCGACGGAGGGCGGGGAGCCCTCCAGGGGCTGCTGGGCGGTTTCCTTCATGCAGGCCACGGCGATGACGCCGACGAGGGCGGCGCCCATCGTGTAGTAGGCGGGGACCATGACGTTCTGGTGGAAGCCGTCCATGAGGGCGGTGATGACCAGGGGGGTGGTGCCGCCGAAGAGGGAGACGGCCAGGTTGTAGCCGATGGAGAGGGAGCCGTAGCGGACGTTGGTGGGGAAGAGGGCGGGGAGGGCGGCGGACATGGTGCCCAGCAGGCAGACCAGGGAGAGGCCGAGGAGGGCCATGCCGGCGATGACCGCGCCCAGGCTGCCCTGGTTGACCAGGAGGAAGGCCGGGATGGCGGTGACGAAGAAGCCGAGCATGCCGGCCATCAGGAGCGGCTTGCGGCCGTAGCGGTCGTTCAGCTTGCCGACGGTGCTGAGGACGCACATCAGGGCGATCATGGTGCCCAGGAGGATCAGCAGGCCGTGGGTCTCCTCGTAGTGGAGGGTGTCCGTCAGGTAGGTCGGCATGTACGACAGCAGCATGTAGTCGGCGATGTTGTAGGCGCCGACCAGGGCGATGCAGAGGATGAGGGTGGGCCACTGCTGGGCGAAGATCTCGCCGATCTTCTTCTTCGGGGCGTTCTCGGAGAGGTGGGAGAACTCGGCCTCGGCCTCGACGACGGAGCCGGTGGCGCTGTGCGTCTGGGCGGCCTCGAACTTCTGGAAGGCGGGGGTCTCGTCGAGCT comes from the Streptomyces angustmyceticus genome and includes:
- a CDS encoding PTS transporter subunit EIIC, which translates into the protein MSTATATKAAPAKKRGSGLFQGLQKIGRSLQLPIAVLPAAGILNRLGQPDVFGEKGLGWIAVSKVFAAAGGAVFDNLPMLFCIGVAIGFAKKADGSTALAALVGFLVYSNVLKAFPVTEGHIEKGKWVEPVLNNPGVLGGIIMGLLAAVLWQRYHRKKLVDWLGFFNGRRLVPIIMAFVGTAVGVLFLLIWEPIGSAISSFGEWMTGLGAGGAGLFGLINRALLPIGMHQFVNTVSWFQLGDFTDAAGKVAHGDIGRFFAGDPTAGQFMSGFFPIMMFGLPAAALAIAHCARPERRKAVLGMMISLALTSFVCGITEPIEFSFMFIAPVLYGIHAVLTAVSMALTWALGVHDGFTFSAGFIDYALNWNLATKPWMIIPIGLVFAAVYYLLFRFAITKFNLTTPGREPEEEVEDLTKA
- a CDS encoding PTS transporter subunit EIIC; translation: MSSDAAPAAPWRNWGAHLFQTLQKMGRSLQLPIAVLPAAGILNRLGQPDVFGADGLGWDAVGKVFAAAGGALLDSGLGLPLLFCIGVAIGMAKKADGSTALAAVTGFLVYFSVMHAFPAGCAAGQSYTQAGLWSGVCVDRTLTVTQASFQNPGVFGGIVMGFLSAWLWQRFHRVKLVDWLGFFNGRRLVPIIMAFVGLVFAVLCLFVWQPVGDALTSFSEWLSGLGAWGAGIFGVANRALLVIGLHQFLNTFVWFQFGSFTKPDGTVVHGDINRFLAGDPHAGQFTTGFFPIMMFALPAAALAIAHCAKPHRRKEIAGMMLSVGLTSFVTGVTEPIEYSFLFVAPALYVIHAVLTGVSMGVSWALGVHDSFSFSAGLIDYVINWGLATKPWLIIPIGLCFAVVYYTLFRFVITKFRLPTPGREPDEVGDAMERENVK
- a CDS encoding glucose PTS transporter subunit EIIB, giving the protein MDMASKAEKIVAGLGGLDNIEEVEGCITRLRTEVVDSSLVDEAALKAAGAHGVVKMGTAIQVVIGTDADPIAAEIEDMM
- the rph gene encoding ribonuclease PH yields the protein MSRIDGRTPEQLRPVTIERGWSKHAEGSVLISFGDTKVFCTASVTEGVPRWRKGTGEGWVTAEYSMLPRSTNTRGDRESVRGKIGGRTHEISRLIGRSLRAVIDYKALGENTIVLDCDVLQADGGTRTAAITGAYVALADAVAWAQGKKLIKHGRKPLTGTVSAVSVGIVGGTPLLDLCYEEDVRAETDMNVVCTGDGRFVEVQGTAEAEPFAREELNALLDLAVAGCADLTEAQRAALARTL
- a CDS encoding SCO1431 family membrane protein, which translates into the protein MPTTAVTAPRVRARTGGPQDDSRLLEHLLGWTLVVVLAMLLTQTGLI
- the rdgB gene encoding RdgB/HAM1 family non-canonical purine NTP pyrophosphatase translates to MQPHTGGRPESPRRLILATRNAGKVTELRAILEAADLDVDLVGADAYPDVPDVRETGVTFAENALLKAHALARATGHPAVADDSGLCVDVLGGAPGIFSARWAGRHGDDQANLDLLLAQLSDIADEHRAAHFACAAALALPDGTERVVEGRLEGTLRHTPAGTGGFGYDPVLQPLGDTRTCAELTPAEKNAISHRGHAFRALAPVVRELLG
- a CDS encoding HNH endonuclease signature motif containing protein → MSGSIRYTRELLTEAARRCTNIDEVIAFCGSHSYHQLRRHLFRRFEHFGIDVSHFQPVARRATHAPPGRGDLQEAVSASSSIAAALRFLARPNTSRGRALFRRWASAHGIDTSHFLGQAHMRGKPGTTPVKGPEQILVKHGGERRTRSVMLRRALRQIGVPERCTECGTGPEWRGNPMTLEIDHINGDWHDDRQENLRFLCPNCHAVTDTWCRGGRRRR
- a CDS encoding HNH endonuclease signature motif containing protein — encoded protein: MPVSPYTRERLEEAAASSRTLSEALRKLGVHPKGASRRYLHDRMRSLGVDTSHFEREGTRWTKERLEEAVALSTNMCEVLRRLGLDPVGGQHTHISRRIRNLGIDTSHFSPVGRRKTRARRRCSPEELLVHAENAGRRTPSNRLKAAMLALGTDERCALCRTGPVWRDRPLPLEVDHIDGNWRNNCRKNLRFLCPNCHSATDTYRGRNKGVRTPDSGAPR
- a CDS encoding MFS transporter, giving the protein MPTGSTEAEPTPDQDREALKRHRVLFRAVARRKNPKLRRTDITVTDERVVKRAVKAAALGNAMEWFDFGIYSYLAVTIGKVFFPGGSDTTSLLSSFATFAVAFLVRPLGGAYFGPLGDRIGRKKVLALTMIMMALGTFCIGLIPSYAAIGFWSPALLILFRLVQGFSTGGEYGGASTFIAEYAPDKKRGFYGSFLEMGTLIGYTGAAGIVLLLNTTVGDAAMNSWGWRLPFLIAGPLGLVGLYLRVKLDETPAFQKFEAAQTHSATGSVVEAEAEFSHLSENAPKKKIGEIFAQQWPTLILCIALVGAYNIADYMLLSYMPTYLTDTLHYEETHGLLILLGTMIALMCVLSTVGKLNDRYGRKPLLMAGMLGFFVTAIPAFLLVNQGSLGAVIAGMALLGLSLVCLLGTMSAALPALFPTNVRYGSLSIGYNLAVSLFGGTTPLVITALMDGFHQNVMVPAYYTMGAALVGVIAVACMKETAQQPLEGSPPSVATKEEAVELIESQTPDPRF